AGCTGAGCTCGGACCCATCCGGGTCGAAAGAATCGGACGCATCGAACCATGCACCCCGGAATCCCTGCCTACGGTTCTCCGACTCGACCAGTTCCAGTCGGATAATCGGTTTAGCAGTGGTCACCAATACCGCGTCTTCGTTGTAAGTGTCTTCGGCAGTAGACGAACCACGCTGCCACTCGACGACAGATTTGATTCCTATCTCTCCGGGGTTATGCCGCATAAAATCTCGCTGAAACGTCAGATGCCCTGATTGAGACTGAGAACGTCTCCAATCACCGTTCTCAACGATACCATCTCTTTGGGTGGCATAGCCGGGTTCAATGTACTCTGGATTGACACCGTTCAAGTCGACTTTCATCTGGTACGTCGCGGTGTACCGTTCGGTGTTCAGTCGCGGGTGGTAGACGTCGAGTGGTCCGTCTTCGACAAACCCGGCAGAGACGACTTCCGGCGGTCCGGGGACGTGGATTCGCCGCGTTTCGGCGTCGACTTGGCCGCGGGCGTCGCGGGCGCGAACGGTGAGCGCGTGGCGTCCGGGTTCGAGGCCGGCGAGCCGTTCGAGGAGCGTGAGTTGGTGGCCGTCGCCGCTTGCTCGCTCGATGCCGCCCGTCGTGACCGTTCGTTTGGGTTCGCCGTCGACGAGCACTGAGAGGGAGCGGAGGTTGCCGAGGCCGTCGGTGGCGTACGCGTCGACGGTGACAACGCTCTCGTTGGTGGTGCGTCCGAGGTGGACGTTCGGTTCGGGGTCGGCGACGACGGTTCGGCTGCCGTCCGGGAAGACGGCGGCACCTGAGCCGTCGTGGGGAACGGCGTAGAGTTCGTGGGTGCCGGGGGTGAGCGTGAGCGTCGCGGTGTCGCCGGTGTCGACGCGTCGGTCGTCGAGGTACCAGTCGGCGCCGGTGCCGTCGTCGAGGCGGTAGGTCGCGTCGAGGGCGCCGTCACCCGTGACGACTCGGGGGCCGTCGATGGTGTGTGCGTCGTCGGCCGCCGGGTCGCTGGTCGGCGAGTCGACCGTGCTGTCGCTCGGGTCGGTGACGGTGACGGTTCTGGTGGCGGTCGTTCGCTGGTCGTCGGCGTCGACGGCGACGACGCGGACGTCGTGGGTTCCTGTAGTCGGGAACCGGACGTCCAGGTCCGGTGTTGCCGCGCGACCGTCGAGCGCTGTGGTGGCGCGGCGTTCGCCGTCGACGTACCAGACTGCGCGGTCGAGCGGCGCGGCGCCGGCGGCGAGGTCCGCGGTGAACGTTCCCGTGGCGCCGGTTTCGAGGCGCGTCGGGCCGGCGACCGCCGCGTCGGGTGGCGCGCCGGGTTCGGCGGTGACGTAGAGGGTGTCGGTCGCTGTGGCGCCGTCGGCTCCTGTCACGGTTAGCGTGACCTCGTAGGTGCCGACGCTCGTCGCGCGGAAGCGCGTGCGCTGGCAGTCGCCGCAGTTCGGTTCCGTGGTCGTGCCGTTCGGCGCGGTCACCGTCCAGTCGTAGTCGGTGACGGTGCCGTCGGGGTCGCGGGAGCCGCCGCCGTCGAGGTAGACTGTCGTGCCTCGCGTGGTGGTCTGGTCGAGGCCGGCGTCGGCGAGCGGCGGGTCGTTCGTCGTCGCGATGCCGGGTGTCGTCGCGGCTGCCGAGAGCACGAGCAGCGCGAGCAGCCAGTCTGCGTTCACACTACACAGAGTTGAATACTCTAATCAGTATATAAAATTTCAGAATGAGATTAAATGATACAATTTGCCTCTGTTCCGTGTATAGGTTGCTTCGCGCCGGAGGGCTGGTGCGTCAGCGGTCGTGTGGGGCAGTCCTTAATCATCGTTCAATGCTAATGGATGGCAAACGATTTAGTGTGGACCACTCCTACTCCCGATAACGGTCCGTATCGCGGGCCAGAGGTTACATTATGACTGATGACGAACTCATCTGGCGAATTGCGGGCGGTTCCGGCGACGGAATCGACTCCACGAGCCAGAACTTCGCGAAGGCGTTGATGCGTTCGGGGCTCGACGTCTTCACGCATCGGCACTACCCGTCTCGAATCCGCGGCGGCCACACGTACGTCGAGATTCGAGCGAAGGAGGGTAACGTAACGTCCCGCGGCGACGGCTACAACTTCCTGCTCGCGCTCGGCGACTCGTTCGCGCGGAACCCGAGCGAGAACGCCGTGTACGGCGACGAGGAGATCAAGCCGCTGTCGGAGAACCTCGACGACCTCCGCGAGGGCGGGGTCATCGTCTACGACGAGGGGCTCATCGACGAGGAAGACGTGCCGAACTTCGAGGAGCGCGTCGAGGAGAACGACTGGAACGTCTACCCCCTCGACCTCCGCGGCCTCGCGAAAGAGCACGGTCGCGAGGTTATGCGGAACACGGCGGGCGTCGGCGCCACAGCGGCCCTCATCGGGTTCGAACTCGACCACATCGAGGACCTGATGTCGGACGCGATGAGCGGCGACATCCTCGAGGCGAACCTCGAAGTGCTCCACGACGCCTACGAGCAGGTCGGCGAGATGGACCACTCCCACGACCTGACGGTGCCCGAGGGCGACCACGACGAGGAGCAGGTCCTCGTCTCCGGGAGCCACGGCATCGCGTACGGCGCCATCGACGCCGGCTGTCGGTTCATCTCCGGCTACCCGATGACGCCGTGGACTGACGCGTTCACCATCATGACCCAGCTCCTGCCGGACATGGGCGGCATCTCCGAGCAGGTCGAGGACGAAATCGCGGCGGCGGCGCTCGCGGTCGGCGCGAGCCACTCCGGCGTGAAGTCGATGTCCGGGTCTTCCGGCGGCGGGTTCGCGTTGATGTCCGAACCGCTCGGTCTCGCCGAGATGACCGAGACGCCGCTGGTCCTGCTCGAAGCACAGCGCGCCGGTCCCTCCACGGGGATGCCGACGAAGCCCGAGCAGGCCGACCTCGAACACGTCCTGTACACGAGTCAGGGCGACAGCCACCGCGTCGCCTTCGGGCCGAAAGACCCGAAGGAGTGTTACGAGCAGACGCGCGCGGCGTTCGAAATCGCGTACGACTACCAGATTCCGGTGGTCGTCGTGTACGACCAGAAGCTCTCCGGCGAGTACCGGAACGTGGACGCGTCCTTTTTCGACCGCGAACCCGCGCCGGACCTCGGGAGCACGCTGTCCGAGGACGAGATTCCGGACGCGCCCCACGACGACACGGGGAAGTTCCACCGCTACCAGCAGGAGACCGAGGACGGCGTCAGTCCGCGCACGATTCCCGGTCAGAAGGGCGGTCGCTACCTCGCGTCCGGCAACGAGCACTGGCCGACCGGCCACATCGCCGAGGACCCCGACAACCGCGTGGCGCAAGTCGAGCGCCGACTCCAGAAGCTGGAGTCCATCCGCGCTGACCTCGACGAGCGCGGTCAGCAGACCGTCTACGGCGACGAGGACGCCGACATCGGCCTCATCGCGTGGGGCAGTCAGGAGGGCACCGTCGAGGAGGCGGTCGCCCGCATGAACGAGGACGGCACGAGCGTGAAGGCGCTCGGCGTCAGCGACCTCTCGCCGTTCCCGGCCGAGGAGGTCCGCGAGTTCGTGGAGAGCGTCGACGAAGCCATCGTCGTGGAGATGTCCTCGACGAAGCAGTTCCGTGGTCTCATTCAGAAGGAGGTCACGGGCGTCGGCGACACCCTCTCCAGTCTCCTGAAGTACAACGGCAACCCCTTCGAGCCGGCGGAAATCGTCGAGGCTGTCGACATCGAACTGAACGGCGGCGGCGAGGCGCCGACCGCGCAAACGACCCTCGAATCCGCGGCAGGTGACTGACAATGAGCAAAGCGTTCAGCGCAATCGGTGAGGAACGGGAGGTCGAACGAGACGAGTTCACGCCCGGACTGGAGCCACAGCCGACGTGGTGTCCGGGCTGCGGTGACTTCGGCGTCCTGAAGGCGCTGAAGGGCGCGATGGCCGAACTCGGCAAGGACCCCGAGGAGGTCTTGCTCTGTACGGGTATCGGCTGTTCCGGGAAGCTCAACAGCTACTTCGAGAGTTACGGCTTCCACACGATTCACGGGCGGTCGCTGCCGGTGGCTCGCGCGTCGAAGCTCGCGAACCACGACCTCGAGGTCGTGGCGGCGGGCGGCGACGGCGACGGCTACGGCATCGGTGGCAACCACTTCATGCACACCGCTCGTGAGAACCACGACATCACGTACATCGTGTTCAACAACGAGGTCTTCGGCCTGACGAAGGGACAGACGTCTCCGACGTCGCCGAAGGGTCACAAGTCCAAGACCCAGCCCCACGGCTCGGCGAAGGACCCGATTCGGCCGCTCTCGATGAGCCTGTCCGCGGGCGCGTCGTACATCGCGCGGACGGCCGCCGTGAACCCGAATCAGGCCCAGGAGATTCTCGTGGAGGCCATCGAGCACGACGGCTTCTCGCACGTGGACTTCCTGACGCAGTGTCCGACCTGGAACAAGGACGCGAAGCAGTACGTGCCGTACGTCGACGTCCAGGACTCCGAGGATTACGAGTTCGACGTCCAGGACCGCCGCGAGGCCGCCGACATGATGGCCGAGACGGAGGAGGCCCTGTACGACGGCACCGTCCTGACGGGTCGCTACTACAAGGACGAGAACCGCCACTCCTACCAGCAGGAGAAACAGGAGCGCGGCGACATGCCGAACGAACCGCTCGCGGAGCGGTACTTCGACGACGACTACGACTGGGAGCGCTCGGCCGACTTCATCGACCGCCACAAGTAACTCGCTCTCGGGCGATTCGAGGGCGCTGTGGCGTTCGTTCGGCGGGCGTTCTCGTTCGCTCGCCGTTACTTTCCGGTTCGGAAGATATTTTTTCACAGGCACCAAACTCTCTGTCGTGAGTTCAGAATCGACGGAAGACCGTATCCTCGCTGCGCTCGAGGAGGACGCGCAGGCGTCGTACGCGGACATCGCGGCGCGCGCCGACGTGTCGAAGCCGACGGTCCGCAAGTACATCGACAAACTCGAAGAGGAGGGCGTCATCGTCGGGTACTCGGCGGACGTCGACCCGAAGAAACTCTCCAGTCAGAGCATCGCGATGGTCGGCGTCGACGTGGCATCCGAGCAGTACGTGGACGCGACGCGCGCGCTGAAGGACCTCGACGCGGTTCGCGCGCTGTACACGTCCAGCGGCGACCACATGTTGATGGCCGAAGTCCGCGCGGACGACGGCGACGCGCTCGGCGAAGTGATCAGCGAGGAGATTCTCGGCATCGACGGCGTCACCGCCGCCCACCCGTCTTTCCTGCAGGAACGCCTCAAGTAGTCGTGGTGGCTAGCAGCGCGTCGATGCGCTCGATAGCTTCGCGTACGTCTTCGGTGCTGGTGGCGAACGACGCGCGCAGGTAGTCCGTCGCCCCCTCGCCGAAGTCGGGGCCGGGCGTCATGGCGACGCCGGCGTCTTCGAGGAACACGTCGGCGACGTCGAAGGCGTCCCCCAGTTCGGAGACGTCGAGGAGGAGGTAGTAGGCGCCCTCGGGCGTGTACCCGAGGTCGAACCCCCAGCGCTCGGCGGCCTCCAGGAGCAGGTCGCGGCGTTCCGCGTAGTCCTCGCGCACGTCGTCGAGCCAGTCGGTGCCGCCGCGAATCGCGGCTTCGGCGCCGGCCTGCACGAACGACGGCGCGCAGATGAGCGCGTTCTGCGCGATGCGGTTGACGGCTTCGACGTGGCTCGGCGGACACACCACCCAGCCGAGGCGCCAGCCGGTCATCCCGTAGCGCTTCGAGACGCCGTCGAGGACGAACGCGTCGTCCGTGTACTCCAGGACGGAGTGTTCCTCGGCGTCGAACGCGAGGCCGTGGTACACTTCGTCGGAGACGACGGTGGTGTCGGTGCGCTCGGCGAGGTCCACGAGGCCGGCGAGCGTGTCGCCGCTCGTCACGGCGCCCGTCGGGTTCGCCGGGGAGTTCAACAGCATCGCGGCGGTGTCGTCGTCCACGACCGCCTCGTAGGCCGAGACGCTCGGTTCGAAGCCGTCCTCGGGGTCGAGGTCGACCGTGCTCACGCGGCCGTCCGCGAGGCGCACGAAGTTCGGGTAGCAGGCGTAATGCGGGTTCGTGAGTACGACTTCCTCGCCGGGTTCGACCGACGACAGCATCGCCAACAGGAGCGCCGGCGACGACCCCGGCGTGACGATGATTCGTTCGGCGGGCACGTCGACGCCGTAGGTGTCGGCGTAGTGCTCGCTGATGGCGTCCCGCAGCGAGGCCGTTCCTCGCGACGAGGTGTAGTCGTCGTCGCCTGCGCGGAGCGCTGCAACCGCCGCTTCCGTCGCTGCTTCCGGCGGCCGGAAGTCGGGTTCGCCCACTTCCATGTGGACGACCCCGTCGCGTTCGCTCGCCCGCTCGAGCACGTCCATCGCCGCGAACGGCGTGGTGTCGGTTGCACGCTCCGAGGGCATGTCCCGTGGAAAGGCGCTCGACGCTATAACCGTTCTTCGCACGTCAACACTTGCCGGGGTGTGCCACCGGAGTTTTGCGCCCGCGGTGCCAACGCGGCGTATGGAGACCTTCGAGCGGGACCTCCGCTTGCGCGCGCCGCTGGCCGACGTGTGGGCGTTCCACTCCACCATCGACGGTCTGCGGGCGCTGACGCCCGACTGGATGCACTTGCGCGTCGACGAGATAGAGCGCCCGGGCGACGAGCGCGAGGACACCCACGTCCTCACCGAGGGGACGCGCATCCACATGTCGGTCCAGCCGTTCGGCGTCGGGCCGCGCCAGCGCTGGGTGTCCCGAATCGAGGAGCGCGTGGAGAACGGCGGGATGGCGTACTTCGTGGACGTGATGGAGGACGGGCCGTTCCCCGAGTGGCGCCACACCCACCTGTTCTACGGCGACGGCGACGAGACGCTGCTCCGTGACCGCGTGGAGTACCGCGCGCCCCTCGGCCGTTCGCTGGACGGCCCGGCGAAACTGTTCTTCGAGCCGATGTTCCGACAGCGCCACCGTCGAACCCGCGAGATTCTCGAAGACGCGTAGGTTTATCGGCGGCGCGAGCGATGACTGACACATGGCACACGTAGCCGTCGTCGGCGGCGGTCCCGCCGGTCTGAGCGCCGCACTGTTCACCGCGAAAAACGACCTCGAGACGGCCGTCTTCGACACGGACGAGACGTGGATGCACAAGGCCCACCTCTTCAACTACCTCGGCATCGAGTCCGAGGACGGCTCCGGGTTCATGGAGGACGCCCGCGAGCAGGTCGACGACTTCGGCGTCGACCGCCACCAGGGCGAGGAGGTCACGGGCGTCTCACAGTCCGAGGACGGCTTCACCGTGGCGACCGAGGACGGCGAGTACGACGCCGACTACGTCGTGCTCGCGACCGGTGCGAGCCGTGACATCGCCGAGGACCTCGGCTGTGACTTCACGGACGAGGACATCGTCGACGTCGGTGTTTCGATGGAGACGAGCGTCGCGGACGCCTACGCCACCGGCGCGATGGTGCGCGCCGAGGAGTGGCAGGCCGTCATCTCCGCGGGCGACGGCGCGGCCGCCGCGCTGAATATCCTCTCGAAGGAGAAAGGCGAGCACTTCCACGACTTCGACGTGCCCGCCGACGCCGAGTAGTCGGTCGCTGACACCGTCCGCCGCGGCCACCGAGCAGTCAGTCGCGGTAGAGCGGCGATTCTTCGTTCGTACACTCCGGGCGTCCGCAGACGCCGGCGTCCGCGCCGGCCTGTTCGACGCCCGCAGCGACCTCGTGAATCTTCCACGTCGGGTCGTGGCCGGTGTCGTCGCGGTGGTCGGCGACCGCGCTCCGGGCGTCACGCAGGCGGTCGAACTGTTCTTCGTACCCGCAGTCACAGACCACCGTCGCGCGAGCGTCGCTCATCGGTCGAATCGACGGGCGCGAGTCACATTAATCGCTCGCGTGCGGGCGACCGGCAACGCAACGCCTAACCGGAGCGCGGGCGACTCTCCGGTGTGACTGCCGTCGAAGACCTGCCGGTGCCGCCGATGGCGGGCGTTGCGGTGGCCGTCGTCGCGGTGTCCACGAGCGCGATTCTCGTCGACCTCAGCGACGCGCCGAGTCTGGTGAAGGCGTGCTATCGCGTGCTGTTCATGACCGGGCTGGTGGCGCCGTTCGCGGTGCGGGAGCGCGACCAGTTCGCGACGATTTCGGGGAGCGACTGGCTGCTGGTGACGGCGTCGGGCGCGCTGCTCGCGGGCCACTTCGCGGCGTGGTTCGCGTCCATCGAGTACACGAGCATCGCGGCGTCCACGACGCTCGTGCAGACCCAACCCGCGTTCGTCGCGGTGGGCGCGTGGCTGCTGTTGGACGAGCGCGTCACCTCGCGGGTAGCGGGCGGCATCCTCGTCGCAATCTCCGGGTCCGTGTTGCTGTCTGCGGGCGACTTCCTCGGCGGGACAACCGTCGGCTCGAACCCGTCACTCGGGAACGGCTTGGCGGTGCTCGGCGCGGCGTCGGCGGCGGGGTACGTGCTCGCGGGACGGTCGGTACGCCAGCGTCTCTCGCTCGGGCCGTACGTCCTCGTCGTCTACGGCGTCTGCGCGGCGACGCTGTTCGCAGCGGCGCTCGCGCTCGGCCTCCCGCTCGCGAACTACCCGGCCCACGAGTGGGGGCTGTTCGTGGCGATGGCTGTGGGGCCGGGATTGCTCGGGCACACCGTCGTGAACTGGGCGCTGAAGTACGTCGAGTCGAGCATCGTGAGCGTCTCCCTGCTCGGCGAACCCGTGGGAAGCGCCCTACTCGCGCTCGCAATCTTCGGCGAGGTGCCCGGCGAGTTCACGATTCTCGGCGGCGCCGTGATTCTGCTCGGCATCGCGGTGACGGCGACCGACCGCGCGTCGTGACCACGTTCGTGGTTATTTCGAGTTCTCGGTGTGGGAATTACTGTCTAAATAGGCAGGAATGAACAACGCTTTTGAGGGTGGTTTCGGTGCGTCGACACGCATGCGAACCGCGACACTGCTCGTGGTCTGTGCGCTCGTGCTGTCGGCAGCGGTGCCGGCGGCCGCGGTCGGTTCGGAAACCGCGACCCCCGCGGCGACCGAAGCGAACGCCACGCAGACCGAGAGCACTACCGTCACGATTCTCTCGTACAACGACGTACAGACGGCGATGGCGCAGAACGGGAGCGTCCCGCGACTCGCGACGCTCCTCGAACAGCGCCGCGCCGCCCACGACAACCCCACCTTCACGTTCGGCGCTGGCGACGAGGTCAGCCCGCACTCGATGTCCCCCATCTCGCAGTGGCGGACGCCCGTGAAGGTGCTCAACGAGATGCAGCCGGACGCCGAGGTCGTCGGGAACCACGACCTCGACTACGGCTTCGGCGCCGTGTCGAACTACTCGAACGCCTCCGAGTTCCCGTGGCTGCTCGCGAACGTCGTGGACAGCGAGACCGGCGAGACGGTGCCCGGCACGGAGCCCTACGAGGTCTTCGAGAAGGGCGGCGTGAAAGTCGGCGTCGTCGGCCTCGTCGACGAGAAAATCAAGTCCAAGACCGCGGTCGACTTCCAGAAGCAGGGGTACGAACTCCGGGACTACAGCGAGGTCGGCTCGGAGTACGCGACGATGCTGAAAGAGGAGAAGAACGTCGACGTGGTCGTGACGCTCGGCCACTTCGGGGTGCCGGTCGCGAAGGAGTTCGCGAACAGCACCGAGAACGTCGACGTGGTGCTCGTCGGTGACGACGAAATCGCCTACGAGCCGAAGGCGACCGACGGCGTCGTCATCAGCGAGGCCGCCGGGCGCGCGGCGTACCTCAGTGAACTCAACCTCACCGTCGAGAACGGCGAGGTGACGAAGTGGAACGGTCGGCTCGTCGAGACCGACGAGAACGTCACGAAGGACAGCGAGGTCTCGAACATCATCGCCGATGCGCGCAGCGAGCAACTCTCCCGGGTCGCCGGGAAGACGACGACCGAACTCGACGCGCGGTTCTCCTCGAACTACCACGACGAGACCGCGCTCGGCAACCTCATCACGGACGCGTTCCGCTGGCAGACGGACGCGGACGTCGCCATCACGAACGCGGGCGGCATCCGGTCGAACGCCCAGTACGGTCCCGGCAACCTCACCGCGGGCGACGTCTACAACGTCCTGCCGTTCAACAACCACCTCGTCACGGTCGAACTGACGGGGAGCGAACTCGAAGCCCTGCTCCAGAGCCAGGTCGTCACGCTGGAGAGCGAGACCGGCCAGCAGTACGGCGCGGAAGCCCAACTGCAGGTCAGCGGCGTGACCTACGAGTGGCTCGGCCACGAGCGCGCGAGCGACCAGATTCGCTCGCTGTACGTGAACGGCGACCCCGTCGACCCCGACGCGACGTACACCGTCACCGTGAACTCCTACATGGCGGGCTGGGACGGCTCCGTGCTCGAGAACGCGACGCGCACGGGCGTCGATTACACGATGTACGGCGAGGTCGTCTACGACTACGTCGCCGACCAGGGCACCGTGTCGCCGACCGACGCCAACCGCATCCGCCGCATCGACTACGAGACCGACGCGGGCGGCGTCGAACTCGACGGCGAGGGGTCGGTCACCGTCACCTTCGAGAAGCCGACCGCGGCGAACAACACGGTCGTGAACTCCCGGAGTTTCCACGCGCTGAACAGCGAGAACGAGCGCGTGAACGCCACGAGCGCGTCCGTCGAGGACGGCACCGTCTCGGTGACCTTCGAGGACGGCGCGCTCCGAACGCTCGCCGAGTCGGGCGACGTCGAAGTGTACGGGAACTACGTCGTCGACCGGCCGGAGCGCCCGTACTTCGAGAACTCCGTCGTGAACGCGGAAGTCGACGCGTCGCTCGTGGAGCAGTCCACGACCACGCAGTCGACGACCGAGAGCACGACGACGACCGAGAACACGACGAACGCGACCACCGAGGACGAGTCCGGCGGTGACACGCCCGGCTTCGGCGTCGGTGTCGCGCTCGCGGCGGTCCTCGGCGCGGCGCTCGTCGCCGTCCGGCGCGCCTGACTGACGCGGCGGAGACTAGCGCTTGCCGCGTCAGCCACCGGGACAGTACAATTTTTGTTCGCGTGGTTCCACGTAGCCGACAGATGGCGGACTCCGACGGACCGACCGACGCGCCAGCGCTCCCGGAAATCATCGAGCGCGTCGACTCGCGGTCACCGACGCTCACCCTGTACAACGTGGACACGGACGACGTCGTCCTCGCGGACATCCAGTCGTACTTCGACGTCCAGTCCGTGACGCTGCGGCGCGCGACCACCGACGACGCCCGCCCCCGGAACTTCGTGGTGCTACACGACGGCGACCAGTTCCTCGGCGCGGCGGGACTGAAACACCTCTACAGCGTCATTCGTCCGGACTCGGAACTCCTCGACGTGTCGAACCCCGAGGAGATCGAGTACCCCGACTTGCTCCGGAAGATAACGCAGAACCTCTTCACGAACTACGGACGTCGCCGCATGACCGTGGCGTCCCGCGAGATAGAGGAGTACGCGTACCGGAACGGCGGGGCGGTCCACGCGGGCTTCCAGGAGTTGTCGAACTTCCGCACCCAGTACCGCCTCTACGGGTCGCTGGCGGACGCCGGCGTGGAGACCCACCTCTACGGCGCGCCCGACTGGCAGATTCCGACGGACGCACACGCGCTCCACGAGTACGACGACGACGAGATTACGGGGTCGTGGTTCGTCGTGCTCGACGGCGACGACGAGGACAAGCGCGCGCTGCTCGCGGAAGAACGGCGAGAAAACGAGTTCTTCGGGTTCTGGACGTTCGACGCGTCCATCGTGGACACGATTCTGGCGCGCCTCGACGCCTACCCGGCGACGACGCCGTCAGCCCTCTAACTCGTCGAACGCGGTGCGCCACGACTCCGGCACGGGCCGTGTCTCCTTCGTCTCCGGGTCGAGTGCGACCTGCACGCTCTCGCCCTCTACGGCGACACCCTCGTCGTCTCGGACCTCGTACGCCATCGTGAAACTGGAGTCGCCGACGTCCGTCACCGACACGCCGACTTCGACGTCTCGCGCGTACTCGACGGGCCGACGGAAGTCGACGGTGAGGTTCGCGACGACCATGCCGAGTTCGTCCGCCGGGATGCCGACGCCTTCGGTGAGGTACGCGAACCGGGCTTCCTCCATGTACGTCACGTAGACGGCGTTGTTGACGTGCCCCATCGTGTCGTGGTCCTGGTAGCGCACGTCCACCGACTCCGTGTACGAGAACTCCGTCATCCCTCGATGGGTCGCTCGCCGCCCGCATAACGCCCGCGGTTCAGGCGAAGCCGTCGGCGACTCGGAGCCGGCTCACTCCCTCACGCCACGTCGTCCGGACGGTCCACGTCCCGGCGGACGCCCGCGTCGCCGGTCTCCACGACCGCGCCGTCCTCGGCGCCGAGCAGAATCTGTTTCCCGCCGGTGTCGCCGTCGCTGTCGGCGAGCGCGTCGAAGTGGCGTGCGCCGAACAACACGGGGTTCCCGCGCTCGCTCGCGAAGCCGGCGGCGAGCGCCGAC
The nucleotide sequence above comes from Halobacterium litoreum. Encoded proteins:
- a CDS encoding DICT sensory domain-containing protein gives rise to the protein MADSDGPTDAPALPEIIERVDSRSPTLTLYNVDTDDVVLADIQSYFDVQSVTLRRATTDDARPRNFVVLHDGDQFLGAAGLKHLYSVIRPDSELLDVSNPEEIEYPDLLRKITQNLFTNYGRRRMTVASREIEEYAYRNGGAVHAGFQELSNFRTQYRLYGSLADAGVETHLYGAPDWQIPTDAHALHEYDDDEITGSWFVVLDGDDEDKRALLAEERRENEFFGFWTFDASIVDTILARLDAYPATTPSAL
- a CDS encoding acyl-CoA thioesterase, translating into MTEFSYTESVDVRYQDHDTMGHVNNAVYVTYMEEARFAYLTEGVGIPADELGMVVANLTVDFRRPVEYARDVEVGVSVTDVGDSSFTMAYEVRDDEGVAVEGESVQVALDPETKETRPVPESWRTAFDELEG